The genomic window ACAATGTTGTAatttatccttctttttttagCTAAGAGAACATTtatactaagaaaaaaaaataaaaaataaaaaataaaaacagtagACATGATGAGAAGCTCAAAACACTATACCGTGCTAGACCCTCCCACCTTCGTCATTACCATCAGCAGGAGAGACTAACCCACTAACAcaggaacagaaaaaaaaattatgttctaAAAAGAGGCCTACATTGAGCATCGTTAGTCAACTCTTCTTGCATGGAACGAGGCAAAAAATCCATCATATATAGACGAGATTGTAACTAATCTATCCACAATTCATTAACATAAAAATAAGAGGTCTCAAGATAACAGATAAAAGGAACAAAATGATATCAGAGTGTCCTCATCTTTCTTACTTTCTTGAGTAACTACTATCTATGAAATTACAACACCAATAATTAGATGTTAAAGAGGATAAGGTTGATGCACAGTGATATAGTAGCCGTGGCAATATGGCTTCTGTGATTCGGTTGGGGTCCTAATTGTAGGAGCCGAACTGAAATTAAATGCATATTTGGGTTGTTTATTAGGAAGATATAGACCCCAAAAATGGTTATAGCTGTTCTCATCAAATATGTTAAATACATAAGTCTCTATGGCTTTTCCAGGCCTTTTCGGAGTGCCACCCTTCACATGTTGAATCAGATTTGAATTGTAAGTCCCTGAATTTTCTGTTGATGCTCCACTGCCTCCTTGGGTTGGCCAACCACTCTCCGATACAACGATCTCGACCGTGGATGCTCCGAGCTTCTCAAGAGCTGAATACAAAGCATCCACCATGGAATCGAAAAGGTTTCGATATCCATGCTTACCATCTTGTACCACAACTGACTGAGATTTAAACAAAGCATAGGAAAGACTGATGCCTTCTTGGTCTGCACTGTAACTGAAGTAAGGATATACATTTGCAAGTAGTGGTGACCCTTTTTGTACAAGGAAGTCAATAATAGGGTTTATATAGGATCTTGCATCGTCCCTGAATGAACCATTAGAGGGAGGGTTGGTGGTTCCAAGGATTTGGGCACTAACAATTGTGGACACTTTGATTTGTTTCTCTAGGCCTTGTGATGCAAGTGTGTAATAAATATTTTGCATTGCAGGGAGAACAAACTGGGCATTGCTATTAGAAAGGGGATTTACTTCATTTCCAACAACAATATATCGGAATCTAACACTAGGGTAGTAGGCTATTATATTGGTATTGACCCAATCAATTACAATGGACATATCGTTACTTGCAATGCCTTCTAGGTCATATTCTAAAATATCCAAGACGAGTTCAATGTCGGTGTCTTGGAGGGCCTGGAGAATTGCTTGGTTTGGACCAAAGAGTCTCATCCTTGAGATGTTTTGTGATTTGTAGAGATCCACAACTTCTTGTGGAGTTGGTAAATTGTCACCAGACATTCCACAACAAACACCTGATTGTGCCCCTGCAATTTTAGATTGTAAAATGATTAGTTGATTATTGATTGGGACTACAAATGCAGCTTTAGAAGCATGAAATGacaatcactctctctctctctctctctctctctctctctctctccatacaGATACACACAAATCAAATGCAAATAGAGGTGTATGGACATTCCGAATCCAAGCTAGGAGATGCAAGGGAGCATTATGGAACCCTTAATCacgtatgtgtgtgtgtgaatctccccccccccccccccttctggTCTATGAAGATACCACTGTGCTGAGATAAAATTTCTCCAGGAAAATGGATATCTCCCGAAATAATTTTTTCCTCTCCACTCGGACCAATAGACCTACTTGGCCTTGTATTTGAAGTGATTCATGTATCTACTCTAATAATACTATTGTTCGGTACTattatggaaaaagaagatcGGGTAAGATGTGCACTAAATCATGtgtgaaaaaataattaatctaCTTTCATCGATGCTGACAGATGCAAGAGAGCATGGAACCCTTAACCATTTATGTTTGTgtgtgtttgagagagagagagagagagagagagagagacctgttCTGTTTAGGCAGGCCAGTAGCAGCCCAACAAAAAGTAGCAGTGGATCCATATCTATACGAGGACTGTTCTTCCTTCCTGCgtatgaagaagaggaagaaaaactcGAACTCTACGGATGAATCTCAACAATAGTGAACCTTATACAGGGAGAGATGGAGCAAAGATAAGCGTTTCCGGTTGCCTTTAGAGACTTTTTTGGTGAAGTCTCCCTTCCAGCTTTGGCCCACTTAAATATGAGAAGTCGAGAAAAGTAACTGATGGCTGACGGAGACCCGACTTTCAGTCACACTCAATTTAGGGTGTGGGGACTGGATTTGGCTCGTCTTTAATTCTTGGTCCTCCAATTCAAGCCTAATTATTTCTCTGTGCTAATTGGGTAT from Macadamia integrifolia cultivar HAES 741 unplaced genomic scaffold, SCU_Mint_v3 scaffold1186, whole genome shotgun sequence includes these protein-coding regions:
- the LOC122063055 gene encoding glucan endo-1,3-beta-glucosidase-like, with amino-acid sequence MDPLLLFVGLLLACLNRTGAQSGVCCGMSGDNLPTPQEVVDLYKSQNISRMRLFGPNQAILQALQDTDIELVLDILEYDLEGIASNDMSIVIDWVNTNIIAYYPSVRFRYIVVGNEVNPLSNSNAQFVLPAMQNIYYTLASQGLEKQIKVSTIVSAQILGTTNPPSNGSFRDDARSYINPIIDFLVQKGSPLLANVYPYFSYSADQEGISLSYALFKSQSVVVQDGKHGYRNLFDSMVDALYSALEKLGASTVEIVVSESGWPTQGGSGASTENSGTYNSNLIQHVKGGTPKRPGKAIETYVFNIFDENSYNHFWGLYLPNKQPKYAFNFSSAPTIRTPTESQKPYCHGYYITVHQPYPL